A genomic region of Arvicola amphibius chromosome 7, mArvAmp1.2, whole genome shotgun sequence contains the following coding sequences:
- the Spout1 gene encoding putative methyltransferase C9orf114 homolog isoform X2, producing MAEHPRKRPCGPGEHGQRVEWRKWKQQKKEEKKKWKDLKMMKKLERQRAQEEQAKRQEEEEAAAQSRGQGRPYTLSVALPGSILDNAQSPELRTYLAGQIARACTIFCVDEIVVFDEEGQDTKTVEGEFRGVGKKGQACVQLARILQYLECPQYLRKAFFPKHQDLQFAGILNPLDSPHHMRQDEESEFREGVVVDRPTKAGHGSLVNCGMKKEVKIDKKLEPGLRVTVRLNQKQLPECKTYKGTVVSSQDPRTKAGLYWGYTVRLASCLSAVFAEAPFQDGYDLTIGTSERGSNVASAQLPSFRHALVVFGGLQGLEAGVDADPNLEVSEPSVLFDFYVNTCPSQGSRTIRTELAVKTRRSWTANFFPPRRPYSSPWLPCNLVSRRQVPT from the exons ATGGCGGAGCACCCGAGGAAGCGACCGTGTGGTCCA ggtgAACACGGCCAAAGGGTTGAATGGCGAAAATGGAAGCAGCAGA agaaggaggagaaaaagaagtggAAAGACCTCAAAATGATGAAAAAACTGGAGCGGCAGCGAGCCCAGGAGGAACAGGCTAAgcgccaggaggaggaggaggctgctgcCCAAAGTAGAGGCCAGG GACGGCCTTACACTCTGAGTGTAGCCCTGCCAGGCTCCATCCTGGACAACGCACAGTCACCTGAGCTTCGCACCTATCTGGCTGGCCAGATTGCCAGAGCCTGCACCATCTTCTGTGTGGACGAGATTGTGGTGTTCGATGAAGAGGGCCAAGATACCAA GACTGTGGAAGGGGAATTCAGGGGAGTTGGCAAGAAGGGGCAGGCATGTGTACAGCTGGCCCGCATCCTGCAGTACCTGGAGTGTCCACA GTACTTGAGAAAGGCCTTCTTCCCCAAACACCAGGATCTGCAGTTCGCAG GGATCCTCAACCCCTTGGACAGCCCTCACCACATGCGGCAGGACGAGGAATCGGAGTTCCGAGAAGGCGTCGTGGTGGACCGGCCCACCAAGGCTGGCCACGGCTCTCTGGTCAACTGTGGGATGAAGAAG GAGGTGAAGATTGACAAGAAACTGGAGCCCGGACTTCGGGTGACCGTGCGACTGAACCAAAAGCAGCTCCCGG AATGCAAGACATATAAGGGAACAGTCGTGTCTTCACAGGACCCCCGCACCAAAGCCGGTCTCTACTGGGGTTACACCGTCCGCCTGGCCTCCTGTCTCA GTGCTGTGTTTGCTGAGGCTCCCTTCCAGGATGGGTATGATTTGACCATTGGGACATCAGAACGTGGCTCTAACGTGGCCtctgcccagctgcccagcttcAG GCATGCTCTTGTGGTGTTCGGGGGCCTCCAAGGGCTGGAAGCTGGAGTGGATGCTGACCCCAACCTGGAAGTGTCTGAACCCAGTGTCCTCTTCGACTTTTATGTCAACACATGCCCCAGCCAGGGCAGCCGTACCATCCGCACTGAg CTGGCTGTGAAGACAAGGAGGAGCTGGACAGCCAACTTCTTTCCTCCCAGGAGGCCGTACTCATCTCCCTGGCTGCCCTGCAACCTGGTCTCACGCAGGCAGGTTCCCACCTGA
- the Endog gene encoding endonuclease G, mitochondrial, translating into MRALRVGLTLALGAGLGAAAEHWRRRAGGAPGLLSRVPVLPVVAADLPALPGGPAGGTGELAKYGLPGVAQLRSRESYVLSYDPRTRGALWVLEQLRPERLRGDGDRSACDFREDDSVHAYHRATNADYRGSGFDRGHLAAAANHRWSQRAMNDTFYLSNVAPQVPHLNQNAWNNLEKYSRSLTRTYQNVYVCTGPLFLPRTEADGKSYVKYQVIGKNHVAVPTHFFKVLILEATSGQIELRSYVMPNAPVDETIPLECFLVPIESIERASGLLFVPNILARAGNLKAITAGSK; encoded by the exons ATGCGTGCGCTGCGGGTTGGCCTGACCCTGGCGCTAGGCGCGGGACTGGGAGCCGCGGCAGAGCACTGGCGACGTCGGGCTGGGGGAGCGCCGGGGCTGCTGAGCCGGGTTCCAGTGTTGCCCGTGGTCGCGGCCGATCTGCCCGCGCTCCCGGGAGGGCCGGCGGGCGGCACCGGGGAGCTGGCCAAGTACGGGCTGCCCGGCGTGGCGCAGCTCCGGAGCCGCGAGTCCTATGTGTTGAGCTACGACCCGCGCACGCGCGGTGCGCTCTGGGTGTTAGAGCAACTGCGGCCCGAGCGGCTCCGCGGCGACGGCGACCGCAGTGCCTGCGACTTCCGAGAGGACGACTCTGTGCATGCGTACCACCGTGCCACCAACGCGGACTACCGCGGTAGCGGCTTTGACCGCGGGCACTTGGCCGCCGCCGCCAACCATCGCTGGAGCCAGCGGGCGATGAACGACACCTTCTACCTGAGCAACGTGGCCCCGCAG GTGCCGCACCTCAACCAGAATGCCTGGAACAACCTGGAGAAGTACAGCCGCAGCTTGACTCGCACCTACCAAAATGTCTACGTCTGCACGGGGCCTCTTTTCCTGCCCAG GACGGAGGCTGATGGGAAGTCCTATGTAAAGTACCAGGTTATCGGGAAGAACCACGTGGCAGTGCCCACACACTTCTTCAAGGTGCTCATCCTGGAGGCCACCAGCGGGCAGATTGAGCTGCGTTCCTATGTGATGCCCAATGCCCCTGTGGACGAGACCATCCCTTTGGAGTGTTTCCTGGTGCCCATCGAGAGCATTGAGCGGGCCTCGGGACTGCTCTTCGTGCCCAATATCCTGGCGCGAGCTGGGAACCTTAAGGCCATCACTGCTGGCAGCAAGTGA
- the Spout1 gene encoding putative methyltransferase C9orf114 homolog isoform X1: MAEHPRKRPCGPGEHGQRVEWRKWKQQKKEEKKKWKDLKMMKKLERQRAQEEQAKRQEEEEAAAQSRGQGRPYTLSVALPGSILDNAQSPELRTYLAGQIARACTIFCVDEIVVFDEEGQDTKTVEGEFRGVGKKGQACVQLARILQYLECPQYLRKAFFPKHQDLQFAGILNPLDSPHHMRQDEESEFREGVVVDRPTKAGHGSLVNCGMKKEVKIDKKLEPGLRVTVRLNQKQLPECKTYKGTVVSSQDPRTKAGLYWGYTVRLASCLSAVFAEAPFQDGYDLTIGTSERGSNVASAQLPSFRHALVVFGGLQGLEAGVDADPNLEVSEPSVLFDFYVNTCPSQGSRTIRTEEAVLISLAALQPGLTQAGSHLTALRIQDGEAAENRGSPGTNTVMTCLQK; encoded by the exons ATGGCGGAGCACCCGAGGAAGCGACCGTGTGGTCCA ggtgAACACGGCCAAAGGGTTGAATGGCGAAAATGGAAGCAGCAGA agaaggaggagaaaaagaagtggAAAGACCTCAAAATGATGAAAAAACTGGAGCGGCAGCGAGCCCAGGAGGAACAGGCTAAgcgccaggaggaggaggaggctgctgcCCAAAGTAGAGGCCAGG GACGGCCTTACACTCTGAGTGTAGCCCTGCCAGGCTCCATCCTGGACAACGCACAGTCACCTGAGCTTCGCACCTATCTGGCTGGCCAGATTGCCAGAGCCTGCACCATCTTCTGTGTGGACGAGATTGTGGTGTTCGATGAAGAGGGCCAAGATACCAA GACTGTGGAAGGGGAATTCAGGGGAGTTGGCAAGAAGGGGCAGGCATGTGTACAGCTGGCCCGCATCCTGCAGTACCTGGAGTGTCCACA GTACTTGAGAAAGGCCTTCTTCCCCAAACACCAGGATCTGCAGTTCGCAG GGATCCTCAACCCCTTGGACAGCCCTCACCACATGCGGCAGGACGAGGAATCGGAGTTCCGAGAAGGCGTCGTGGTGGACCGGCCCACCAAGGCTGGCCACGGCTCTCTGGTCAACTGTGGGATGAAGAAG GAGGTGAAGATTGACAAGAAACTGGAGCCCGGACTTCGGGTGACCGTGCGACTGAACCAAAAGCAGCTCCCGG AATGCAAGACATATAAGGGAACAGTCGTGTCTTCACAGGACCCCCGCACCAAAGCCGGTCTCTACTGGGGTTACACCGTCCGCCTGGCCTCCTGTCTCA GTGCTGTGTTTGCTGAGGCTCCCTTCCAGGATGGGTATGATTTGACCATTGGGACATCAGAACGTGGCTCTAACGTGGCCtctgcccagctgcccagcttcAG GCATGCTCTTGTGGTGTTCGGGGGCCTCCAAGGGCTGGAAGCTGGAGTGGATGCTGACCCCAACCTGGAAGTGTCTGAACCCAGTGTCCTCTTCGACTTTTATGTCAACACATGCCCCAGCCAGGGCAGCCGTACCATCCGCACTGAg GAGGCCGTACTCATCTCCCTGGCTGCCCTGCAACCTGGTCTCACGCAGGCAGGTTCCCACCTGACAGCCTTGCGGATCcaggatggagaagcagcagAAAATAGAGGGTCACCAGGAACAAACACGGTCATGACGTGTCTACAAAAATAA
- the LOC119819647 gene encoding LOW QUALITY PROTEIN: reactive oxygen species modulator 1-like (The sequence of the model RefSeq protein was modified relative to this genomic sequence to represent the inferred CDS: inserted 2 bases in 1 codon), producing the protein MSVAMGTLQAAPASCFDQLKMGFXMHMGMVVGALFGTFSCLRIGMWGQELMGDIGKTMMQSGSTLGTFKAIGMGTRC; encoded by the exons ATGTCAGTAGCCATGGGTACCTTACAGGCAGCCCCAGCCAGCTGCTTTGACCAGCTGAAGATGGGCTT GATGCACATGGGCATGGTGGTTGGGGCGTTGTTTGGCACCTTCTCCTGTCTCAGGATTGGAATGTGGGGTCAGGAGCTGATGGGTGACATTGGGAAAACCATGATGCAGAGTGGCAGCACCCTTGGCACATTCAAGGCCATTGGAATGGGCACAAGATGCTAA